GTCTCTGGAGGCCAAAAGCAGCGAATCAATATCGCCAGAGCGGTCTACTCCAAAGCCGATATCATTCTCATGGATGACCCTCTTTCAGCCGTTGATGCCCATGTCGGACGACATATCATGGACAAAGCCATCTGCGGTCTTCTCAAGGATAAATGCCGTGTCTTGGCAACCCACCAGCTTCATGTCCTTAGCCGGTGCGACCGAATCATTGTGATGAATGAAGGCCGTATTGACGCTATTGGTACCTTTGACGATCTTGTACGGACAAATGAACACTTCAGGGAATTGATGTCAAGCACTTCGCAACAGGAAAAGCAGtcggatgatgatgatgtcgacaaAAAGTCTAACGAAGGCGAACCTTTGAAAGACCAGATTGACAAGGCTAGACCAGCAGCCGCGTTGATGTCAAAGGAAGAGCTAGCGACGGGGTCAGTTGGGTGGCCAGTCTGGAAAGCTTATATTACCGCCTCTggatctttctttctcaatTTCATTGCTTTTCTCGTGCTGTTGGCCTGTCTCAACGGTGGTCTAATTATGACCGGCCTGTGGGTCTCGTATTGGACGTCCGACAAGTTTCCAAACCTGACCGCTGGCCAGTATATGGGAATATATGCGGGAATCTGTGCAGCGCAGGCTTTGGCCCTGTATGGCTTCGCACTACATGTAACCATTGCCGCAGCGGTCTCTAGTAAGACAATGCTGCACCGCGCAATGTATCGAGTCTTGCGAGCCCCGATGGCCTTCTTTGATACAACCCCGTTAGGACGGATCACAAATCGGTTTTCTAGGGATGTCCAGGTGATGGACAGTGAACTCGGCGAATCTATTCGCATGTTTGCCTTTACCTTCACTCAAATCCTCGCTACGATGGGATTGATCATTGCATTTTATCATTATGTGAGTATCACAGGGTAAGATTTGTGAAATGAAGTTGCTAACCACCGTGGCCAGTTTGCTATTGCATTAGGTCCTCTGTTCGTCTTGTTCTTACTCGCAGCGGCCTACTATAGAGCTTCCGCGCGGAATCTAAAGCGGCATGATTCAGTACTTCGCTCGACGGTGTTTTCACGTTTCGGCGAGGCCATCACGGGTGTCGCAAGCATTCAAGCGTATAGAATGGAAGGGTACTTCCAGCGGAATCTGCATGAAAGCATCGACTCAATGAATGGTGCATATTTCCTGACGTTCTCCAACCAGAGATGGCTCTCGATTCGCCTTGATGCTATTGGCAGTCTAATGATCCTGGTGGTGGGAATTCTGGTCGTCACCTCTCGTTTCAACGTTGGGCCAAGTATCTCCGGTTTGGTACTGTCGTACGTTTTGAACATCACTCTGAGCTTGCAATTCACCATCCGGCAGTTCGCTGAAGTTGGAAACAATATGAATGCCGCTGAGCGGATCCATTACTACGGCACCAGCTTGGACCAGGAAGCGCCCCTCCAATTGGCCGAGGTACCACCGGGCTGGCCCGAAAAGGGGAGAATTACGTTCTCAGATGTGCAAATGCGGTATCGTGATGGACTGCCTCTGGTGCTCAAGGGACTCACGATGGACGTTCGCGGCGGGGAACGTATTGGCATTGTTGGGCGGACCGGTGCCGGCAAATCCAGCATCATGGCCGCGCTATTCCGTCTCACCGAGCTTTCCGGGGGAAGTATCAAGATCGATGACATTGATATTGCGACAGTTGGGCTGCGTGATCTTCGGACTCGTCTTGCTATTATCCCGCAGGATCCGACGCTCTTCCGCGGCACAATCCGCTCGAACCTGGATCCTTTCAATGAGCATACAGATCTGGAACTATGGGCAGCGTTGCGCAAGGCACATCTCGTCGGCCAAGAGCTGCCAGAGGACGAGTCCCAGGACGGCACTCTAACGCCATCATCGATGAACGAAAAGCAGCAGACGGTGCAGCGACTGCACCTTGACACCATCGTCGAAGAGGAGGGACACAATTTCTCACTTGGCCAACGGCAGCTAATGGCTTTGGCGCGTGCTCTCGTCCGCGATGCCCGCATCATCATTTGTGACGAGGCAACCTCGTCCGTTGACTTTGAGACGGACCAGAAAGTCCAGGAGACGATGGCGCAAGGGTTCCAAGGCAAGACGCTACTTTGCATTGCTCATCGTCTGCGGACAATCATCAATTATGATCGCATCTGTGTGATGGATCAAGGGCAGATTGCCGAATTCGACACCCCTCTGGCGCTCTGGGAGAAGCCGGACGGCATCTTCCGCAGTATGTGTGATCAGAGTGGAATCACCCGGGAGGATTTTGAGGGTTGATGTGATTGTTCGAGTATATCACCTCGAGTATATAGTTTGATAGTATCCATAATAATATAGACGTTGTGAACTTGGACTTGTCGAGATCGTTAGCTTGAAACTCATGCTCAGCAACACATTCCTTGACTATTTCCCCCAGAGATTGGCTGGTGAGTGGTGGCGCTATTAGCTCTTCGGTCTGGCATTGAAGCCATCCATTCTTGTTGACTCTGATAAATACTCGTAGATACCATCGTTACAGGCGGATCCATACCTTACCTCCTGCTCTCTCATAATGCTCGTTGTTGTCTTCTGTGGCATCACCTGACCAAAGTTCTTAAGACTCTATTCAGCCTAGTTTGGCTTCTACGCCCGGGTGTAAAGATGCGTCTCTACTTACTATGAAATCCAATGGAGGCGCGTCACAGGCAGAACCTCAACCCAACAACAAACAGAACGCATCCGCGCAACTACACCCGTCTCCTCGAATTCCTGGTCCTGCTGTACCTCCACCAGACACGAGCGGACTCCAGGAAATGTCACGGCTCTTCAGGCCGCCGTTTCTAGGTGGAATATTGATATAGTCCGGTTACTGCTCGAATGGGGCGCTGATGTCAATGCACCAGCAAACAAGCATAAGCATGGAGGAAAGCCTGCCCTGCAAACAGCAGCGCCAGAGAACCATCGAGTCATGACGGACCTCCTGGTGCATCAGGGGGCTGGTGTCAACGGCGTGCCCAGTCCAGTGCGTGGCCGGACCGCTCTCCAAGAGGCTGCAAGCTCGGGTTATGTGCAGCTCTCTGAATATCTACTGGCTCATGGagccgatgctgatgctctAGCAGAACATTTGGGTGGTGTTACAGCCTTGCAAGGGGCCGCAACACGCGGCAACATTCGCATTGTGATGATGCTGCGTCCGGCCGGGGTAGATGTCCATGGAGCTGCAGCAGAGAGTGGCAGGCTTGACACCCTGCATCTCTGAAGAGCTTGAGATCAAGAGAAAAGAGCGGTGAAACTGGCGCAGGCAAATGGTCACCTGGCCATTGGGAGATTTCTGCTGGCTTGCCGTAAACATCCTCGAAGAGACCAATAATGCGATGTAGGGCACTGAAGGGAAAAGTTGGAAAAGTCCATGTTGTGGTTCTTATTCTCACAGATCGTTCTAGTACGAAGTAATATAactcccccccccccaacaacaacaaacaACAACGTACGCTATTTACCCCTTGCATCACCTCTAACAATACTTCTCAAACCTAACGATGGATACTTCCCGCCCTCTGCCTCGTCGACCCAAATCTTTGCTCGGAATAGCGCCGCTCCAGCCCAAACATCTCATTATCAGGCTGTCCCGGGAACTGCGGTGGGCCCCCAAGACTGGCCAAGACCGCACTATTATTCGCCGTCAGATCATCCATGacatcgagctcctcgacgcTGAACCATCTCGGCATAATCCACACTCTGAACGGAATCAAGGCAATGATCAGAATCGGGAACCCAATCGCCGCAATCGTCTGCGAGATGGCCACCGTCGCGGCGACGCCCAGCGCCTGACAGGCAATATACAGCGCGATCTTGCGCCGTCGAACAGTCAAGAGCGGCTCGTCGCGCTGGATGAAGCGGTTCTCGCGCGCGAGAAAGATCAATTTCTGGAGGATGCCGTTGGACTCGATAGAGCCCCAGCCGACGGTGAAAAAGACGCCTGCAAAGACGGCGGCAGGCATTGTGTGCAGGACGACCAGCAGCGGGCGAGTCATGGTGCCGATGATGAGCAGGCCCATGAGGAAGTGGGAGATGCGTTGCTCGACGACGGCGGTGGCGGTTACGATTGGACGGCGGATTTCGGCGCCTTCGCCTTCggaggtggagatggtgCGAAGGGAGGTTTCGTAAATGGTTAGGGAGTCAGTGTGGACGGGGGCCTGGATATCGATTAGCTAGGACGtaagaaaaggagaaaagggGGGGGGATTTGGCGTTACCTGCGGCACTAGGCCATTTGGCATGGGGATGCCGGTGATGCCGGCTAGGAAGGTGGTGCAGcccaggaggaagaagtccCAGTGGAAACCGGCGGGTTTCTTAAGGGGGAATTGTCTTGCCTGGGCGGTTAGGCTGCTTACATTCTGTTCTGGGTTAGTTGGCGCGCTTGTTGAAGGCGAGTGAGGAGGCATACGTGGTCGTAGTAGAAGAGGAGCATCACCAGGAAGCCAAACGGCAGTGCGGCAAAGACCCATTTGGCGTCGAGTTCCCAGAAATGGATGAGCCAGCCGCGTGGCTGGGTAGGGTGGAAGGCGCGGGCGATAGGGACGAAGGAGACGTGGGTGGCTTTGAGATTACCGGGTATATGCGAGAAGCCTACCCAGAAGACGGTCCCGATCTGGTACATGTGAGTGATTGGGATGTCCGATGCATCGTGGACACATACCACATATGCGTAGTCGGCCAGTAAGCCCCTGAACCACGGTTTCCAGATGGTGCTGGACCCGAGCCGTTCCAGGCCGTAGATGGTGAGAAAGTACAGGACGGCAATCATGGTGCTCATGAACCCGGCGGTGTTGCCCTGCGTGGTGAACTCATTGACTAGTTCCTCGACTCCTTTGACTACTACTGTCAGTACGTAGTGACTCCCATACCCCCAGGGTGAACTCACTGCAGTAGATAATCCCAACATAGGCACCAAACGACTCGGACGAAAAGTCCGTGACATAGCGCATATAGTCACACAGGTTACAGACAGCCACGATCCAATGGAAGATGGCCGCCCAGATGGCCGTCCAGCACATGAAATTCGGGTAGATGGCCGGCTCATAGATCGTCACGATATCGTAGATAGTATAGTTAAACAGCGAGATCAACCCCGTAATACCCACGATAGTCAACGGCTGCGCACCAAGCACACTGAAGATCATCGCTGCCAACGCAGACGAGAAGAGCGCCTCGTTGATGCCGTAGAATTCGCCTGTGCGGCGGTACATATCTAGGGTGTAAGCAATGGCAGGGAGCATACTGCAGTGATCAGTACACACCCTTCATAGCGGGCAAGAGTAGAAAAGAGAAACACACTTAACAAAGTACATTCGGATCGTACTCGCAACCACACGGTACGTCCATGCATCTGCGATATCACTCCAGTAGTAGGGCAACCGTCGACACACGTCGTGATACATGCCCCGAAAGAGGTTGAGCGCGCGGAGGGACTTCCATCCTTTGCGGCCTTCGTAGCTGTATGACAGCCAGGATTTCTCTCTTGTCAGAGGCTGGTCGGTCGGCATGATGATTGTGGGCTAGTCTTTAATGATGCATGAGATGAGTATATGGAGGTAGAGTTGCGATGGAGACATGGGCTTaaggaggaattggagaGCTTTTATGCTATGCTCGGTCCTGGATTTCTTGGCCTCATCAGAGGGTGATCGAACATTTGTTGAAAATCTCCCCGTGGGGAGGTTGACCTTGGGTGTCAACGTTGGGGAGTGTATGGAGTGATATGGGTGATGCTGGCCGCTGAAGGGTGCTCAGACATGCTAGACGGCGCACCACAGCCATCACTCTTTTCTCTATCTTCTTATTCAAactgctcctgctcttctcaTGGACTCAATGGTTCCAGGTCCATCCATATACTGCGTACTCCGAGCCAATCGTGATGCCTGACGTCATGCTGTTGACAGTTCTGATCGATGAGTCAGCAGCTTTTTCTGCTCGGGCAGATTCCACGGACGGAATGGGATGGGCATGAGGGTATACACATAcacatcttcttcgtctcaCCCATGATTTGAATTCGCTCGACTCAATGGCATGGCTGTTCCGTTGATATCGCAATTATGCACGCTGCTAGGCAACCAGCAATTTCCCTCGCAGCTGGCATCGATCTTGAGTAAGCATAACGCAAACGAGAGTTACGCGAGCAATGATCATCTTGTCCTGCGCATTGAGGCGTCTATCTGGACAAAGGATGCATCTCGTTCGCTTCCTGGCACAATACTTTTGGTGATTGTCCTTGTATATGAGGCCTGTATACTGTATTCTCACATTCATAGGGCTGTATTAATCTGAAGAACGGAGAAGTCATTCCATATTCCCCAATCACTCCAACTGCTACTCCACCTCGAGTATGTCCAGCTCCACTGGTAGAATCAATATACTAATTTTGTAGGACAAGGAAACGGACGAAAATGCACCGCACACCCCCAGATCAATCCAAAATGAGGAAGCACATCCTCCCAAACGTCACAAGACGGTCAGCGGTCTGCGGCCATCCCGACATCT
The Aspergillus fumigatus Af293 chromosome 4, whole genome shotgun sequence DNA segment above includes these coding regions:
- a CDS encoding ATP-binding cassette transporter YOR1; its protein translation is MSKTPQPPLEVIAPQAKLPVEQNQKEGSNDQAASPQPQLSKWRKLNPLRLQNVPPVPSERQVTREYGANILSRIFFEWMTPFMKVGYLRPLEPEDIWTINPDRAVDTLSAKLGLAFKKRIEQGSKKPLARALIDTLKHDLLIGGICQLVGMMCMILSPYVVRHLITFSTEAYAAHIRGIPGPHIGPGLGYAFGLYAMQVLQSLTMNQALYRGMVVGGMAKAGLTSQIFAKAMRLSNRARAGGKQANDTGPKSAEGSPSGAAANDAAKETAGWSNGRITTLLGVDVDRIDTASGMLHMLWVAPIGLIVALIILIVNIGYSALAGYALLVVGVFALAWAMRLLVQFRRAINKITDQRVTLTREILYSVRFVKFFGWESSFLKRLEAVRNREIGSIKRLLFVRHAVVVCMVSLPTFASLLSFVTYALSDHSLSPDRIFASLALFNVLRMPLIMLNLTITQMTDAWTAMNRIQEFLQAEEKSDPVEWDTGMDKAIEVEHASFTWEQVQSNKGEEKKGEKPKHSQVLPKDATPSSPSDDKSDTTELVPFKLTDINFEVGRGELLAVIGTVGSGKSSLLGALAGDMRLTEGKIRMGATRSFCPQYAWIQNVSVRENILFGSDYDEEFYDRVIDACALRADLDIFPNGDQTEIGERGITVSGGQKQRINIARAVYSKADIILMDDPLSAVDAHVGRHIMDKAICGLLKDKCRVLATHQLHVLSRCDRIIVMNEGRIDAIGTFDDLVRTNEHFRELMSSTSQQEKQSDDDDVDKKSNEGEPLKDQIDKARPAAALMSKEELATGSVGWPVWKAYITASGSFFLNFIAFLVLLACLNGGLIMTGLWVSYWTSDKFPNLTAGQYMGIYAGICAAQALALYGFALHVTIAAAVSSKTMLHRAMYRVLRAPMAFFDTTPLGRITNRFSRDVQVMDSELGESIRMFAFTFTQILATMGLIIAFYHYFAIALGPLFVLFLLAAAYYRASARNLKRHDSVLRSTVFSRFGEAITGVASIQAYRMEGYFQRNLHESIDSMNGAYFLTFSNQRWLSIRLDAIGSLMILVVGILVVTSRFNVGPSISGLVLSYVLNITLSLQFTIRQFAEVGNNMNAAERIHYYGTSLDQEAPLQLAEVPPGWPEKGRITFSDVQMRYRDGLPLVLKGLTMDVRGGERIGIVGRTGAGKSSIMAALFRLTELSGGSIKIDDIDIATVGLRDLRTRLAIIPQDPTLFRGTIRSNLDPFNEHTDLELWAALRKAHLVGQELPEDESQDGTLTPSSMNEKQQTVQRLHLDTIVEEEGHNFSLGQRQLMALARALVRDARIIICDEATSSVDFETDQKVQETMAQGFQGKTLLCIAHRLRTIINYDRICVMDQGQIAEFDTPLALWEKPDGIFRSMCDQSGITREDFEG
- a CDS encoding ankyrin repeat domain-containing protein — translated: MKSNGGASQAEPQPNNKQNASAQLHPSPRIPGPAVPPPDTSGLQEMSRLFRPPFLVRLLLEWGADVNAPANKHKHGGKPALQTAAPENHRVMTDLLVHQGAGVNGVPSPVRGRTALQEAASSGYVQLSEYLLAHGADADALAEHLGGVTALQGAATRGNIRIVMMLRPAGVDVHGAAAESGRLDTLHL
- a CDS encoding anion exchange family protein; translated protein: MPTDQPLTREKSWLSYSYEGRKGWKSLRALNLFRGMYHDVCRRLPYYWSDIADAWTYRVVASTIRMYFVNMLPAIAYTLDMYRRTGEFYGINEALFSSALAAMIFSVLGAQPLTIVGITGLISLFNYTIYDIVTIYEPAIYPNFMCWTAIWAAIFHWIVAVCNLCDYMRYVTDFSSESFGAYVGIIYCIKGVEELVNEFTTQGNTAGFMSTMIAVLYFLTIYGLERLGSSTIWKPWFRGLLADYAYVVCVHDASDIPITHMYQIGTVFWVGFSHIPGNLKATHVSFVPIARAFHPTQPRGWLIHFWELDAKWVFAALPFGFLVMLLFYYDHNVSSLTAQARQFPLKKPAGFHWDFFLLGCTTFLAGITGIPMPNGLVPQAPVHTDSLTIYETSLRTISTSEGEGAEIRRPIVTATAVVEQRISHFLMGLLIIGTMTRPLLVVLHTMPAAVFAGVFFTVGWGSIESNGILQKLIFLARENRFIQRDEPLLTVRRRKIALYIACQALGVAATVAISQTIAAIGFPILIIALIPFRVWIMPRWFSVEELDVMDDLTANNSAVLASLGGPPQFPGQPDNEMFGLERRYSEQRFGSTRQRAGSIHR